A section of the Streptomyces sp. CG1 genome encodes:
- a CDS encoding molybdopterin-dependent oxidoreductase, whose amino-acid sequence MPGGSDEGPPAMLREGFGLAHRTRPEHLTAFITPEADLFSVRHLGIPDVSPGSWTRRIGGLVTRELTLSLDDLRGMPQTEITSVHECTGSPLAPAVPQRRVGHVRWTGVRLGELLGIAGLEDGAAHVISTGVDHGVYDGAHHERYERDLPLAKALDGSVGGDPTRPAAPQPRAPAHRLRGPGSLTRRTAPLPVRSMIIGSLILLALS is encoded by the coding sequence ATGCCCGGCGGTTCCGACGAGGGCCCACCCGCGATGCTCCGTGAGGGTTTCGGTCTGGCGCACAGGACTCGGCCCGAGCACCTGACGGCCTTCATCACTCCGGAAGCGGATCTGTTCTCGGTCAGGCACCTGGGTATCCCCGATGTCTCCCCCGGCTCCTGGACCCGGCGGATCGGTGGGCTGGTCACCCGCGAACTGACGCTGTCGCTCGACGACTTGAGAGGGATGCCGCAGACGGAGATCACCTCCGTGCACGAATGCACGGGCAGCCCGCTGGCGCCGGCCGTTCCGCAGCGGCGGGTGGGCCACGTCCGCTGGACCGGTGTCCGGCTCGGCGAACTCCTCGGCATCGCCGGACTCGAGGACGGCGCCGCCCATGTCATCTCCACCGGCGTCGACCACGGTGTCTACGACGGCGCCCACCACGAGCGGTACGAGAGGGACCTCCCCCTCGCGAAGGCACTGGACGGCAGTGTCGGGGGCGACCCAACCCGCCCAGCCGCGCCGCAACCGCGTGCACCAGCGCATCGTCTTCGCGGACCAGGGTCGCTCACGCGGAGAACAGCGCCGCTCCCCGTTCGAAGCATGATCATTGGATCATTGATCCTTCTTGCTCTGTCTTGA